The genomic region GCAAGGCCGTAACGGCTTCCGGAGAGTCAAAGACCGCTTTCCATTTCCCGTTTTCGTAGACTTCACACTCGCCACCGGCTTGGTAGATAAAGTCGGTCAGGGCCCAACCACCTTCGCCGCCCTTGGTCATCGGGGCAAAGCCGGCGATCCCTTTTTCTTTATCCGTACATTTGATCGCGGCGTTCAAGAAATCATCCCAAGTCCAGTCCAGGGTGGGCTCGGGGACACCGTTCTCCCGGAACATCCGTTTGTTGTAGATCACATGTTTTACGTAACCCGCAAAAGGAATCCCGTAAATCTTCCCCTTGTACCGGAAAGGATCGAACGCACTGGGAATGATCCAGTCCGCTTTATCCCAAGTCTTGATGTAATCATCAAGCGGAATGATCCAGTTTCTGCTGGCCAGCAGTTCGCATTCGGTCGCCCAAACATCCAAGACATCCGGGGCTGACCGCGAAGCCTGTTTGATAAAGAAATCCTGACGGGTCGTGTAGGTAAAGGGAACCGGTTTGCAAACAATACCCGGATTCGCTGCTTCAAAACGCTTGATCTTCTCCAGCGTAACCAGGTTCTGTGCTCGGTTATCCTCCGTATCCGGACCAATCACCACTTTTAAGGTGATCTGGTTGGCCGCCTTGACCGGGAACAAGGAGACCAAAAGTAATGCGGTCAGCGACACCAGCAGGACAAAAACACGCGTTTTCCGTGAAACCATAAAAACATCCTCCTTCTTTTTAAGTTAATTTGGCAGAGAATCGAACATTGACTCGGTTGGCACCCCCCCTTTTGGCACTATGGTGCTGATCTAATCTATTTGGAATCCCATCTCGGCACTGGAAATGGGAAAGTAAAGCGGTATAATTAACATATTTAGTTAATTATGTTAAATTTTGGCATTCGCAAGAACAACAGTACTTCCATCGCCCGGTATCGCCCTGTTTCAGAGGGAGAAAAAGGCCGGGATTACTGCCGGAACCGCGCCGGGATTTTCAGTTTTATTCCGGAATCCCCCAGCAGGTACTCGGTGCCGTAAATTTTCACCTTGACCGCGGCAGTGTCCGCAGACCTCTGCACCAGTTTAAATTCAACTTCTTCTTGCCCCACACTGACCTCCAGGATTGCCCCCCGGTAGAGGAGACGAAAACGATAAGCTTGCCACTCCCGCGGGATACTGGGATTAAAGGTCAAGACTGGACCGTCGGAACGCATCCCGCCGAAACCATAAACGATATTCATCCAGGCCGCCGCTATTGAGGTCATGTGGAGTCCCTGGTCCGTATTGCGGTTGTAATTGTCCAGGTCCAGGCGGGTAGCGAACCGGAAAAAGCGGGCCGCCTGGTCGTAATAACCAAGCTCATTGGCGAAGATCGAATGAATTGACGGCGACAAGGAAGACTCATGGAGACACCGGGGCTCATAATAATCGTAATTAACCCGTTTTACCTCTTCCGGAAATTCCTGGTTGTAAAGGAACATAAACATTAACACATCCGGCTGTTTGATCAGGTCATAACGGTAAATCCGGTCGTAAGCCCAATGGTCATAGAGGGGAAACTCCGTCACGGGAATCGAGGCCGGGTCAAGATGGGGTAGGTCAAAATAGCCGTCGTGCTGCTCATAAAGGCCGGTCTCCTTGTCTTGCGGCAGCCGCATTTTCGCGGCCATCACGGCCCAGTCCTCCCGCTCACCGGGTTGCAACCCGGTTTTCGCCGCCACCGCCGCCAGCAAATCCGGGCGCTCCGTGCCCATCCGCGCCAGCGTTTCCAGGGTAAATTCGAACGTTTTCTTCGCCATAAAGTTTAAGTAACAGTTATTGTTCACCATCATGTGGAACTCGTCGGGTCCCATCACGCCGTAGAAACCGAACTCGCCCGTCCGCGGGCTCCATTGCCCCCGGCTGGCGTAGTACCGGCTGATCTCGATCAACATCTCAATCCCTTTGGTGTAGAGAAAATCAAGATCCCCGCAGACTTTGGTATAATGCCAGATCCCATAAGCCACCGCCGACCCGACCTGCAGTTGCAGACTGGCGTGCTGCCAAAGGCCGCAACTTTCAGTGCCGTCGATCGTGGCAATCGGGTAAAAAGCACCGTTACAATCCAGTTCCTTCGCCCGCGCCAGCGCCTGGGGCAGGGTGCGGTAACGGAACTCCAGCAGGTTACGGGCGGCTGACGGGTTATTAAAGATGTAAAACGGCAGGCAGTATGTTTCCGTATCCCAAAAGGTATGGCCGTTGTAAGCCTCCCCGGTTAACCCTTTGGCGCCAATATTGCCGCCCGGATTGGCCCCATGGAAGGTTTGGTGAAGCTGGAAGAGGCAAAACCGGATCCCCTGCTGGTTTTCGGGGTCGCCTTCAATGGTGATATCCAGATCTCGCCAGATCTCCGCCCAGAAGGCCATATGTTCGGCCAAGGCTTCGGCAAAGGATAAAGCCTGGTGCCCGGCGGCCAGCCGGATACCCTGTTGCCAGACCTCATCCACCGTCAGGCCCGGGTTTTGCGCGGCATAGTTCGTCACCATTTTCGTCATGGTCACCGGTTCGCCGCATTTCAAGTCGAATACAAATTCTAAACCGATGAATTTTTCCCGTTCGATTAACCCGGTCTTCGGCGCGCCGTCCAGCCTCAGTTGAAACCCGGAAAACAGTTTGTGGCCAAGATTTTCGGTCTTGCCCAGAATGGCGACGATCCCGTCCTCCACGCCCTGCCGGGGACAACACCAAAAGTTCCGCTTCTTCTCCGCGTGGACCGGCGAAAAATCCAACCCGCTTTGCACCTGGACCGGTCCGGAAAAATTCAACGGGGTAAAGGTAATTTGCTGGGCCCCCAGGTTGGGCCGGACCATGCTCACAAAACGCCGGAAATGCAGTTTCAGCTGTTTCCCTCTGCCTGTTTCCCAGATAAACTCCCGGTCCAGGGTTCCGGACTTAAAATCAAGAGTCCGCTGGAAATCCCTTACTTTACTCCGGGCCAAATCCAGCGTTTCGCCGTCCATTTCAATCCGGGTGAAAAGCCAGTCAACGGTATTCACCATAAACCGGGCCCGGTCAATCAAACCCTTATAGGCCGCCTGGCGGTTCACCGGTGCCTCTTCGTAGAACCCACTAAAGTAGCTGCCGATTAATTGTTCGCCGCCATAGCCTTCTTCGAAATAACCCCGGACCCCCATGTACTCATTGGCCAGGGCAAAGATGGATTCGGAAACCCGGCTTTGCTCCGGGTGGAATCCCTTTTCAACGACCCGCCAAGGATCGATCTCCAGGTAGCGTTGGGCGATCTTGACCATCATCAAACTCCTTTACTTGCTTGGTACTAACGGCCTAACTTATCCAGGTATTCCTTTTGGAACTTCTCAACCGCCTGGTCCAGGAGGACCTGCGGGTCGGCCTGCGGATCCGTGATTACCGTCTGGATCACCCCGTCCAAAATGGCGTATAATTCCTGACAATAAAAGGGTTCTTCCAGCCGGATCGTCACGGCGGGCTTCTCAATAAAACTTTGGAAGTGCTCCAGATCGACATTGACATACTTGGCCCGGATCGCTTCGTTCGCCGCCAGGAAAGCGGGATCCGTCCAGACCGGCACTCCCACATTGCCCACCACATAGCCGTTGTTATAATCGTTGCGGTAAGAATCTTCAATATACCGTAAGCCCTCGGCCGACACATCCGGACTCATGCCCAGGAGACGGAGCCATTCCAAAGCGGCCTCAAGCTGTTCCGCCGTGGAATTGGGGGCAAACATATAGATATTTCCGCCCATGAGGGCCACGCGTCCCTTCGGTCCCGCCGGGACGCTGGTCATCGCAATATCTTCCTTTGCCATGTTGTAATGGTCAATCACATAGTCAAACCCGTTATGGTCAAACCCGGCTTCAAACTTCATGGCGCACTGGTCGGTGGCAATGAGCTCCTGAGCTTTGGCCCAATCGATCAAGGTATGATCCGGCAAGACATCATATTTCCAGCGCAAATCCTTGATCAACTGTAATGCCGCCACGGCTTCCGGGGAATTAAAGACCGCGCGCCACTTGCCATCGACCTCCTGCTCAAATTCCGCCCCGTAACTCCAGGCAATATTCATAAAATGCCAGCCCCCGCCGTTACCGTTGGTTTCAATGAGAAAGCCGGCGGCGCCCGTCTTTTCCTTGATGATCCGGGCCGTCCGGATCAGTTCCTCATAAGTCTGGGGCAGAAGCGGCCGCCCATTGGCATCAACCAAACCGGCCGCCCGGAAAAGTTTCAAGTTACACATCAGGCCCATTAAATAGGCATCGCGGGGGAACCCGTAATACTTCCCATCCCGCATGATGATCTCGGCAACCAGCGGGTTTAACGCCCGGTCCCAGCCCCGCTCCTGTAAAGCCGCGGTGATATCCACCGCATAACCGGCGCTGATGATCTTTTGCACCTCGGTAAACCAGGTGTTATAGATGGTCGGCAGTTTGCCAACCGCCGCTTTCGGTAAAAATGAGTTGATCGAATAGGCCCACTCATCCGGTTCAATCAAGATGTTGTGTTTCTTGCGGATCAGGGCCGCATAGTCTTCGTACACCCGCCGCCGGGCCGTGTTTTCCCGTGGCCAGTCCCCCACGGAGATCGTCACCGCCGGCTTTCTTTCGTAGAGCGAGGAGAGGACCACCAGGACCAGAATGATCAGCACACTGCCTATTACCCACCGGATTTTGCGCTTTGCCATCTGTTTCCACCGCCTCGTTAATTTAATTGTAATGAATTAGCTACCATCTTTAAACGGGATAATCCTGCTAAATGGTTGGCTAAACTGCTTTCTTAATTTCCCTTTTTCCGCTTATCCTTTTGCCTCTCCATTTTTCCGGCATAAAGTGTTACAATAAGGTTAGCAAAAAGAGGTGATTATTTTGCTTTTCCGGATTGAACAAAAAATCCGTTACCTCTTCATCGGTATCATCACCTTCAGCGTACTTGGCTCCAGTATCCTCTTGTACATCGTGCTCAGAAAAAATATCCTCCAGAATTATCTGGAGTTGTCCGTCCAATACGCCAGCCAACAAAATCAGAAAGCCCATTTATATTTAAGCCTGATTGCCGAAACAGCGAAATTACTGATTAATGACCAGGATATCATTGAGGTCCTGCAATGCCCTAAATTTGACAGTGCGCTGGTCCACCGGACCATCAACAAATTAAGCGGGATTCAAACCTCCAACGTCTCCCTGACCGGAATCACCATTTATGGCCTGAACGGGGTCTGTTACAAGTCGGAATCGATTGGGCTGGCCCCGAACACGCCCCCGCCTCTGGAAGTGTTGGAAAGTGTTCCGTTGTTTAAAGAATTCACCACCTCCGCGCAAGCTTCGCTCCTTTGGTGGGTCCGGTCCCAAAACACCGTGGATTTTCCGGTTTACGACTCCAATATCCTGGAGGGACTGATCACCCTCGCCCTGAAAATTTTCAACCAAAAGCAAGAGTTAATCGGTTACCTTTTGGTGGACATGAAACTCACCCCCTTTCTCCACTTCTTTAAAGACCACAGGGGAAAGAGCGAAGTTTTTGTTTTATCCGAGGACGGTGAAGTTATTAAAGGAACCGCCAGCCACGTCCCCCCGGCGCTCCTGGCGGAAAACAAAAAATTGGCCGCACCGGCCAATTACTACTTTACCAAAGACAAACTTAACCTTTATATCTCCTTTGCCATCCCCTCCTCCGCCGAGCGGATCGTCAAGGTTGTTTCCTTGACCGAATTGTACATACGCTTATTTGCCTTTTTACTCCTCCTCCTATTCCTGGATGCCCTCTTGATTCTCTTCGGGCTTAAACTGGGCGGAATCATGGCCGCCAGCGTCTCGGAACCGATTGGGGTCCTCTTAAAAAAGATGCAACGGCAGATTTGAGACCCCGCTCCCCCGGTGAAAAACGCCTAACCCGCCTTGCCGGCCCGGACCTTGACCAAAACCGTGGTTCCTTTCCCCTTTTCACTCATAAAACGGATGCCGTACTCCGGACCGTACTCCAGTTTGATCCGCTCGTCCACATTACGCAAGCCATAACCGCTGTAATTGATCTTTTGGTACGAGGAAGCAAAGTCGGGGCTATCAACCTCAAAGCCAACCCCGTCATCGATCACCTCAAAGTACAAATCATCCCCCTCTTTCCGGCCTTTAATCCGGATATGCCCCATTCCTTTCTTGGTGGCGATCCCGTGTTTAATCGCGTTTTCCACCAGGGGCTGAAGGATAATCTTTAAGATATGGCACTCTTTCATCTCCTCCGGAATCTGGTAACTGATCTCAAATTTCCCGGGGAACCTGGTCTGTTCAACCTGGACAAAACTGTCCACCAGCTTAATCTCTTCCGCCACGGTGATAAACTTGTCCCCTTTATGGAGGCTGATCCGGAAGAAGGTGGCCAGCGCAATGACCAGCTTTTCAATCTCCGGTTGCTGCTTAAGTTTGGCAATCCAACCAATCGCGTCGAGGGTATTATAGATAAAATGGGGATTAATCTGGGCTTGAAGGGCAATCAACTCCAACTCCCGTTGTTTCTCCCTTTCCCGGTTATTCTTCTCGATCAACTCCTGAACCCGTAAGACCATCTGGTCGTAACTCTCCTCGAGCAGCGCCAGCTCATCGTTGGGCGGTGCCGTAGAGATGGCTCTCACCTGCTCGGTCCCGAACTGGTCCAA from Capillibacterium thermochitinicola harbors:
- a CDS encoding ABC transporter substrate-binding protein; amino-acid sequence: MVSRKTRVFVLLVSLTALLLVSLFPVKAANQITLKVVIGPDTEDNRAQNLVTLEKIKRFEAANPGIVCKPVPFTYTTRQDFFIKQASRSAPDVLDVWATECELLASRNWIIPLDDYIKTWDKADWIIPSAFDPFRYKGKIYGIPFAGYVKHVIYNKRMFRENGVPEPTLDWTWDDFLNAAIKCTDKEKGIAGFAPMTKGGEGGWALTDFIYQAGGECEVYENGKWKAVFDSPEAVTALQFLKDLKWKYDVLPANWSNGWTDVYNIFGSEKAAMVFDADWGRNVAINGQGMDPKDIGVAIMPKGPGPKGRHMGVQGGNFYVINALSTREVQDAAWKWLTFELWDEADIKALAASADSFRQQKQYRAQFEYIPLKPDSPYIKARQEVFAQNADVFLSWGSEEFLLKLPETAHIEPPIEAQVLYAQFLAPVVQAVLSDKNADPAKLLKEANARFQKEYLDHVN
- a CDS encoding cache domain-containing protein, which produces MLFRIEQKIRYLFIGIITFSVLGSSILLYIVLRKNILQNYLELSVQYASQQNQKAHLYLSLIAETAKLLINDQDIIEVLQCPKFDSALVHRTINKLSGIQTSNVSLTGITIYGLNGVCYKSESIGLAPNTPPPLEVLESVPLFKEFTTSAQASLLWWVRSQNTVDFPVYDSNILEGLITLALKIFNQKQELIGYLLVDMKLTPFLHFFKDHRGKSEVFVLSEDGEVIKGTASHVPPALLAENKKLAAPANYYFTKDKLNLYISFAIPSSAERIVKVVSLTELYIRLFAFLLLLLFLDALLILFGLKLGGIMAASVSEPIGVLLKKMQRQI
- a CDS encoding ABC transporter substrate-binding protein produces the protein MAKRKIRWVIGSVLIILVLVVLSSLYERKPAVTISVGDWPRENTARRRVYEDYAALIRKKHNILIEPDEWAYSINSFLPKAAVGKLPTIYNTWFTEVQKIISAGYAVDITAALQERGWDRALNPLVAEIIMRDGKYYGFPRDAYLMGLMCNLKLFRAAGLVDANGRPLLPQTYEELIRTARIIKEKTGAAGFLIETNGNGGGWHFMNIAWSYGAEFEQEVDGKWRAVFNSPEAVAALQLIKDLRWKYDVLPDHTLIDWAKAQELIATDQCAMKFEAGFDHNGFDYVIDHYNMAKEDIAMTSVPAGPKGRVALMGGNIYMFAPNSTAEQLEAALEWLRLLGMSPDVSAEGLRYIEDSYRNDYNNGYVVGNVGVPVWTDPAFLAANEAIRAKYVNVDLEHFQSFIEKPAVTIRLEEPFYCQELYAILDGVIQTVITDPQADPQVLLDQAVEKFQKEYLDKLGR
- a CDS encoding glycoside hydrolase family 65 protein — encoded protein: MVKIAQRYLEIDPWRVVEKGFHPEQSRVSESIFALANEYMGVRGYFEEGYGGEQLIGSYFSGFYEEAPVNRQAAYKGLIDRARFMVNTVDWLFTRIEMDGETLDLARSKVRDFQRTLDFKSGTLDREFIWETGRGKQLKLHFRRFVSMVRPNLGAQQITFTPLNFSGPVQVQSGLDFSPVHAEKKRNFWCCPRQGVEDGIVAILGKTENLGHKLFSGFQLRLDGAPKTGLIEREKFIGLEFVFDLKCGEPVTMTKMVTNYAAQNPGLTVDEVWQQGIRLAAGHQALSFAEALAEHMAFWAEIWRDLDITIEGDPENQQGIRFCLFQLHQTFHGANPGGNIGAKGLTGEAYNGHTFWDTETYCLPFYIFNNPSAARNLLEFRYRTLPQALARAKELDCNGAFYPIATIDGTESCGLWQHASLQLQVGSAVAYGIWHYTKVCGDLDFLYTKGIEMLIEISRYYASRGQWSPRTGEFGFYGVMGPDEFHMMVNNNCYLNFMAKKTFEFTLETLARMGTERPDLLAAVAAKTGLQPGEREDWAVMAAKMRLPQDKETGLYEQHDGYFDLPHLDPASIPVTEFPLYDHWAYDRIYRYDLIKQPDVLMFMFLYNQEFPEEVKRVNYDYYEPRCLHESSLSPSIHSIFANELGYYDQAARFFRFATRLDLDNYNRNTDQGLHMTSIAAAWMNIVYGFGGMRSDGPVLTFNPSIPREWQAYRFRLLYRGAILEVSVGQEEVEFKLVQRSADTAAVKVKIYGTEYLLGDSGIKLKIPARFRQ